The following are encoded together in the Bradyrhizobium genosp. L genome:
- a CDS encoding serine hydrolase domain-containing protein: MKSIIAAALAAGIAVSMAQAAPLPETKPEQAGFSPKGLARLDDFFAREIAAKRVPGAVVAIARDGKLVHYKAYGQLDAAKGTPMPLDAMFALASMTKPMAAVAGLTLMEQGRLGLQSRVADYYPGFADMKVGVQQADGSLKMEPQASPIFVHDLYRHTSGLMYGGRPDSSSALAKLYPDGTAPAVEGDTQAFIDRITKLPLVHQPSTEFEYGFSIDVLGAVVEKVSGQRLGEYLAANVWQPLGMKDATFHPTDAQRPRLARPLPNDPLTGKPQAIKLLDTPTKFDCGGACSFATVGDYLRFGQMLLNGGELDGKRILSPKTVHLMTSNHLGPEIKNNVANLEPHRGGYGFGLAVAVRTSDGLASVPGNPGEFTWNGAYGTQFFCDPKERLVVVVGTAAPGELRKYYRENVQDIVYGAMVK; the protein is encoded by the coding sequence ATGAAGTCCATCATCGCCGCGGCCTTGGCGGCCGGCATCGCCGTCAGCATGGCGCAGGCCGCGCCGCTGCCAGAAACAAAACCCGAGCAGGCCGGGTTCTCGCCAAAGGGGCTGGCACGGCTCGATGATTTCTTCGCGCGTGAGATCGCGGCCAAGCGGGTGCCCGGCGCGGTCGTGGCAATCGCGCGCGACGGCAAGCTCGTGCACTACAAGGCCTATGGCCAGCTCGACGCCGCCAAGGGTACGCCGATGCCGCTGGACGCCATGTTCGCGCTGGCCTCGATGACCAAGCCGATGGCGGCGGTCGCCGGCCTCACGCTGATGGAGCAGGGCAGGCTGGGGCTGCAATCCAGGGTCGCCGACTACTATCCCGGCTTCGCCGACATGAAGGTCGGCGTGCAGCAGGCCGACGGCTCGCTGAAGATGGAGCCGCAGGCCTCGCCGATCTTCGTCCACGATCTCTATCGGCACACCTCCGGCCTGATGTATGGCGGCCGGCCCGACAGTTCGAGCGCGCTGGCGAAGCTCTATCCCGACGGCACCGCGCCGGCGGTCGAGGGCGACACCCAGGCCTTCATCGACCGCATCACCAAGCTGCCGCTGGTGCATCAACCGTCGACCGAGTTCGAATACGGCTTCTCGATCGACGTGCTCGGCGCGGTCGTCGAGAAGGTGTCGGGCCAGCGGCTCGGCGAGTATCTCGCGGCCAATGTCTGGCAGCCGCTCGGCATGAAGGACGCCACGTTCCATCCGACCGACGCGCAACGCCCGCGTCTCGCGCGGCCGTTACCGAACGATCCGCTCACCGGCAAGCCGCAGGCGATCAAGCTCCTGGACACGCCGACCAAGTTCGACTGCGGCGGCGCCTGTTCGTTCGCCACCGTCGGCGACTACCTGCGCTTCGGGCAGATGCTACTCAACGGCGGCGAGCTCGACGGCAAGCGGATCCTGAGCCCCAAGACCGTGCATCTGATGACCTCGAACCATCTCGGGCCGGAGATCAAGAACAACGTCGCCAATCTCGAGCCGCATCGTGGCGGCTACGGTTTCGGCCTCGCGGTCGCCGTGCGCACCAGCGACGGTCTGGCGTCGGTCCCGGGCAATCCGGGCGAGTTCACCTGGAACGGCGCCTACGGCACGCAGTTCTTCTGCGATCCGAAGGAGCGCCTCGTCGTGGTGGTCGGAACCGCCGCGCCCGGTGAGCTGCGCAAATATTATCGCGAGAACGTCCAGGACATCGTCTATGGCGCGATGGTGAAGTGA
- a CDS encoding SDR family oxidoreductase, whose protein sequence is MTKPVAIVSGASSGIGRATALRLARDFSAVVVVARSGDKLREVGQQIEADGATPLVLGLDLATPAAAETVVSATLDRFGRIDALVNVAGAVPGLDLFEMTDAQWDSGIQLKMHGARRLAIRAWDALKASQGAVVFTSGNAAVMPRAGAAAVGAINAAIEALAKAFAERGIADGVQVNCVSPGAIMTGRRLAMLERAAAAKQIDLETTKAGFLKQAGIVRFGTPEEIADLIAFAVSPAARWMTGTVLRMDGGEIRSV, encoded by the coding sequence ATGACAAAGCCTGTCGCCATCGTCTCCGGAGCGAGCTCCGGCATCGGACGCGCCACTGCGCTGCGGCTCGCCCGCGATTTTTCCGCCGTCGTCGTGGTCGCGCGCAGCGGCGACAAGCTGCGCGAGGTCGGGCAACAGATCGAGGCCGATGGCGCTACGCCGCTGGTGCTCGGGCTTGACCTGGCCACGCCTGCAGCCGCGGAGACGGTGGTGAGCGCGACGCTGGATCGCTTCGGCCGCATCGACGCGCTGGTCAATGTCGCCGGCGCCGTGCCCGGGCTCGACCTGTTCGAGATGACCGACGCGCAATGGGATTCCGGCATCCAGCTCAAGATGCACGGCGCCAGGCGGCTTGCGATCCGCGCCTGGGATGCGCTGAAGGCGTCGCAGGGCGCGGTGGTCTTCACCTCGGGCAATGCCGCCGTGATGCCGCGCGCGGGAGCTGCCGCGGTCGGCGCGATCAACGCCGCAATCGAGGCGTTGGCAAAGGCATTCGCCGAGCGCGGCATCGCGGACGGCGTGCAGGTGAACTGCGTCTCGCCGGGCGCCATCATGACCGGACGCCGCCTCGCGATGCTCGAGAGGGCGGCGGCCGCAAAGCAGATCGACCTAGAAACCACCAAAGCCGGCTTCCTGAAGCAGGCCGGCATCGTCAGGTTCGGCACGCCGGAGGAGATCGCCGACCTGATCGCGTTTGCGGTGTCGCCGGCCGCGCGCTGGATGACCGGCACCGTGCTGCGAATGGACGGCGGCGAGATCCGGTCGGTGTGA
- a CDS encoding haloacid dehalogenase type II, with amino-acid sequence MALPLIVFDVNETLLDLDTMEPVFARIFNDQSAMRLWFANFIMYSASLTVAGCYVPFTDIGAAVMKMLADTRGIRITDADKQELTEKFSTMPPHKEVPAALRKLRGAGFRLFTLTDNLLEVQTRQLTNGGIVDLFERRFSADGVKHHKPSRQAYGYVEKELGAKPADFCLIACHTWDTLGAVAAGWEAALIKRPGNDLLGVGPQPQVVGSDLNDVADQLISRYGAKT; translated from the coding sequence ATGGCACTTCCCTTGATCGTCTTCGACGTCAACGAGACCCTGCTCGACCTCGACACCATGGAGCCGGTGTTCGCGCGCATCTTCAACGACCAGAGCGCGATGCGGCTCTGGTTCGCGAACTTCATCATGTACTCCGCATCGCTCACCGTAGCCGGCTGCTACGTGCCGTTCACCGATATCGGCGCCGCCGTGATGAAGATGCTGGCGGACACCCGCGGCATCAGGATCACCGACGCCGACAAGCAGGAGCTGACCGAAAAGTTCTCCACCATGCCGCCGCACAAGGAGGTGCCGGCGGCGCTGCGCAAGCTGCGCGGGGCCGGCTTCCGCCTGTTCACGCTGACCGACAATCTGCTGGAGGTGCAGACCCGCCAGCTCACCAATGGCGGCATCGTCGATCTGTTCGAGCGCCGCTTCTCCGCCGACGGCGTCAAGCACCACAAGCCGTCGCGCCAGGCCTATGGCTATGTCGAGAAGGAGCTCGGCGCCAAACCTGCCGACTTCTGCCTGATCGCGTGCCACACCTGGGACACGCTCGGCGCGGTCGCCGCCGGCTGGGAGGCCGCGCTGATCAAGCGCCCCGGCAACGATCTGCTCGGCGTCGGCCCGCAGCCGCAGGTCGTGGGCAGCGATCTCAACGATGTCGCGGACCAGCTGATCAGCCGCTACGGCGCGAAAACGTAA
- a CDS encoding PQQ-dependent sugar dehydrogenase has protein sequence MSMSGAFARVVALIGAGAVLWRRQQGETPTPAWGTAPQIPTAKSQGAIPTLKMPTARGWDEGQIPTAAAGLKVNAFAEGLDHPRWINVLPNGDVLIAESTQIANTPRTIFHYAMQATMRRAAALGVSANRITLLRDRDGDGVAETRGAFMEGLSQPFGMALIGDTFYVGNTDSVVAFPYTAGADSIKAAGRKLVTFKPSGHWTRSLLPSADGKKLYAGVGSLTNIGDEGFEAEQGRAAIYELDLVSGSSRIFAGGLRNPVGLAWEPKTNVLWTVVNERDGIGDETPPDYLTSVRDGGFYGWPYCYWGQIVDDRVPQDAAMVAKAVQPDYALGGHTASLGLCWVPAGTLPGFPDGMAIGQHGSWNRSTLSGYKVVFVPFENGRPSGPARDILSGFLAPDEKASYGRPVGVALGPNRSLLVADDVGNVIWRVTGA, from the coding sequence ATGAGCATGTCTGGAGCCTTTGCGCGCGTCGTCGCGCTGATCGGCGCTGGCGCGGTGCTGTGGCGCCGGCAGCAGGGTGAAACGCCGACGCCGGCCTGGGGGACTGCGCCGCAGATTCCGACAGCGAAATCGCAAGGCGCGATCCCGACGTTGAAGATGCCGACGGCGAGGGGCTGGGACGAGGGCCAGATCCCGACCGCGGCAGCAGGGCTCAAGGTCAACGCCTTCGCCGAAGGCCTCGACCATCCGCGCTGGATCAACGTGCTGCCCAATGGCGACGTGCTGATCGCGGAATCGACCCAGATCGCCAACACGCCGCGCACCATCTTCCACTATGCGATGCAGGCGACGATGCGGCGCGCCGCGGCGCTCGGCGTCAGCGCCAACCGCATCACGCTGCTGCGCGACCGTGACGGCGATGGCGTCGCCGAGACGCGCGGCGCCTTCATGGAGGGGTTGAGCCAGCCGTTCGGCATGGCGCTGATCGGCGACACCTTCTATGTCGGCAACACCGACAGCGTCGTCGCGTTTCCCTACACGGCAGGCGCCGACAGCATCAAGGCTGCCGGCCGCAAGCTCGTCACCTTCAAGCCGTCCGGGCACTGGACCCGCAGCCTGCTGCCGAGTGCCGACGGCAAGAAGCTCTATGCCGGCGTCGGTTCGCTGACCAACATCGGCGATGAGGGTTTTGAAGCCGAGCAAGGCCGCGCCGCGATCTACGAGCTCGATCTCGTGAGCGGCAGCAGCCGCATCTTCGCGGGCGGCCTGCGCAATCCGGTCGGGCTCGCCTGGGAACCGAAGACCAACGTGCTGTGGACCGTCGTCAACGAGCGCGACGGCATCGGCGATGAAACACCGCCCGACTATCTGACCTCGGTGCGCGACGGCGGCTTCTACGGTTGGCCCTATTGCTACTGGGGCCAGATCGTCGACGACCGCGTGCCGCAGGATGCCGCGATGGTCGCGAAGGCGGTCCAGCCGGACTACGCGCTCGGCGGCCACACCGCCTCGCTCGGCCTGTGCTGGGTGCCGGCCGGCACGCTGCCGGGCTTTCCCGACGGCATGGCGATCGGCCAGCACGGCTCGTGGAATCGCTCGACGCTGTCAGGCTACAAGGTGGTGTTCGTGCCGTTCGAGAACGGCCGTCCCTCCGGCCCCGCGCGCGACATCCTGTCGGGCTTCCTCGCGCCCGACGAGAAAGCGTCCTACGGCCGCCCGGTCGGTGTCGCGCTAGGCCCCAATCGCTCGCTGCTGGTCGCCGACGATGTCGGCAACGTGATCTGGCGCGTGACGGGGGCGTAG
- a CDS encoding alpha/beta fold hydrolase — translation MSQIKFHSADVDGFKVFYREAGSPGAPKLLLLHGFPSAGHMFRDLIPLLADRFHIVAPDLPGFGQSDMPPRETFKYTFDNIAKVIDRFTEVIGFDRFAVYVFDYGAPTGFRLAVKHPERITAIISQNGNAYEEGLSDGWTPIRAYWQDPSPANRDALRAFLAPETTRWQYTHGTTDPEAVSPDGQNLDNYYMARPGAHDVQLDLFGDYKSNVALYPAFQNYFRSHRPPFLAVWGKNDPFFLPPGAEAFKRDNPNAVVRFLDTGHFALETHAAEIAQHIREFLSR, via the coding sequence ATGTCCCAGATCAAATTCCACAGCGCCGACGTCGATGGCTTCAAGGTGTTCTATCGCGAGGCCGGATCGCCGGGCGCGCCAAAACTGCTGCTGCTGCACGGCTTCCCGAGCGCGGGCCACATGTTCCGCGATCTGATCCCGCTGCTCGCGGACCGCTTCCACATCGTGGCGCCTGATCTCCCCGGCTTCGGCCAGTCCGACATGCCGCCGCGCGAAACGTTCAAATACACCTTCGACAACATCGCGAAAGTCATCGACCGCTTCACCGAGGTGATCGGCTTCGACCGCTTTGCGGTCTACGTGTTCGACTATGGCGCGCCGACCGGATTCCGCCTCGCGGTCAAGCATCCGGAGCGCATCACCGCGATCATCTCGCAGAACGGCAACGCCTATGAGGAAGGCCTCAGCGACGGCTGGACGCCGATCCGCGCCTATTGGCAGGACCCCTCGCCGGCCAACCGCGATGCGCTGCGCGCGTTCCTCGCGCCGGAGACCACGCGCTGGCAGTACACCCATGGCACGACCGATCCGGAAGCCGTGTCGCCGGATGGACAGAACCTCGACAATTACTACATGGCGCGTCCCGGCGCACACGACGTGCAGCTCGATCTGTTCGGCGACTACAAGAGCAACGTCGCGCTCTACCCGGCCTTCCAGAATTATTTCCGCAGCCATCGGCCGCCGTTCCTCGCGGTATGGGGCAAGAACGATCCGTTCTTCCTGCCGCCGGGCGCGGAGGCTTTCAAGCGCGACAATCCGAACGCAGTGGTGCGCTTCCTCGATACCGGCCACTTCGCGCTGGAGACGCATGCCGCCGAGATCGCGCAACACATCCGCGAATTCCTGAGCCGCTAG
- a CDS encoding CGNR zinc finger domain-containing protein: MFLADSLGLDFINSIATPVDTPVDWIADGDGLLRWLKQAELVAPDVLDALKGRAVTGELDKVAAQARDLREWFRGFVRKHMGRPLSARALRELEPLNRLLERDETFSRIVPHREHDQSGFALDRTRHWRSAEALLLPIGEAMAKVVCEESFVDIKACEGPACTLMFADHTRARARRWCSMAICGNRAKQAAHRQRLKEKG; encoded by the coding sequence ATGTTCCTCGCCGACAGCCTGGGTCTCGATTTCATCAATTCGATCGCGACCCCCGTCGACACGCCGGTTGACTGGATCGCCGACGGTGACGGCCTGTTGCGCTGGCTCAAGCAGGCGGAGCTGGTGGCTCCTGATGTGCTTGACGCTTTGAAGGGGCGCGCCGTTACCGGCGAGCTCGACAAAGTCGCCGCCCAGGCCCGCGATTTGCGCGAATGGTTCCGCGGCTTCGTGCGCAAGCATATGGGCCGGCCGCTCTCCGCGCGTGCGCTGAGGGAACTCGAGCCGCTGAACCGGCTGCTCGAACGCGACGAAACCTTCAGCCGGATCGTGCCGCATCGCGAGCACGATCAGAGTGGCTTTGCATTGGACCGCACGCGGCACTGGCGCTCGGCCGAGGCGCTACTGCTGCCGATCGGCGAGGCGATGGCGAAGGTCGTCTGCGAGGAGAGCTTTGTCGACATCAAGGCGTGCGAGGGTCCGGCCTGCACGCTGATGTTCGCCGATCACACCCGCGCCCGCGCGCGGCGTTGGTGCAGCATGGCGATCTGCGGCAACCGCGCCAAGCAGGCCGCGCACCGGCAGCGTTTGAAGGAAAAGGGCTGA
- a CDS encoding alpha/beta fold hydrolase yields MSIKDVSVVLAHGAWADGSSWARVITALDAEGITAVAAPLPLTSFADDMAALNRTLDRVEGPIVVAGHAYAGAVIGATRAPRVKALVYVAALAPDEGETVADVFYRAAPHPFAPKLAPDANGLIWLPETAFASAFAQGARTEDLAVLAAVQRPISPACITVPVGRPLWKDVPAWFLVAEEDRMIPPETQRFMAARMRAHVHAHAVDHTPIVTAPSHVTDIIKDAIRSVAQA; encoded by the coding sequence ATGTCGATCAAGGATGTCAGTGTGGTGCTTGCGCATGGCGCATGGGCGGACGGTTCGAGCTGGGCGCGGGTGATCACGGCGCTCGATGCCGAGGGCATCACCGCGGTGGCGGCGCCGTTGCCGCTGACCTCGTTCGCGGACGACATGGCGGCGCTCAACCGCACGCTCGATCGGGTCGAGGGACCGATCGTGGTCGCCGGCCATGCCTATGCCGGCGCCGTGATCGGCGCGACCCGCGCGCCGCGGGTCAAGGCATTGGTCTATGTCGCCGCGCTCGCGCCCGACGAAGGCGAGACCGTCGCCGACGTGTTCTATCGCGCAGCCCCGCATCCGTTCGCGCCGAAGCTCGCCCCCGATGCCAACGGACTGATCTGGCTGCCCGAGACCGCTTTCGCATCGGCCTTCGCGCAGGGCGCGCGGACGGAGGATCTCGCGGTGCTGGCCGCGGTGCAGCGGCCGATCTCGCCGGCCTGCATCACGGTGCCGGTCGGCCGTCCGCTGTGGAAGGACGTGCCGGCCTGGTTCCTGGTCGCCGAAGAGGACCGCATGATCCCGCCCGAGACCCAACGCTTCATGGCTGCGCGCATGCGGGCGCACGTGCACGCGCACGCCGTCGATCACACCCCGATCGTGACCGCGCCGTCACACGTCACCGACATCATCAAGGATGCGATCCGCAGCGTCGCGCAGGCCTGA